One window from the genome of Actinoplanes teichomyceticus ATCC 31121 encodes:
- the rocD gene encoding ornithine--oxo-acid transaminase: MTTVEFRTPEALADAERWTAHNYHPLPVVVAEAEGAWVTDVDGRRYLDMLAGYSALNFGHRHPGLIAAAHAQLDRLTLTSRAFVHDQFAAFCRGLAQLCGKDLVLPMNTGAEAVETAIKVSRKWGYQVKGVPDGQAEIIVADGNFHGRTTTIVSFSTDPEARADFGPYTPGFVVVPYGDAAALAAAITPNTVAVLLEPIQGEGGVLIPPAGYLARARELCTEHNVLLVADEIQSGLGRTGRTFAIEHDGVVPDMYVLGKALGGGIVPVSAVAANRDVLGVLKPGEHGSTFGGNALACAVGSAVVDLLATGEFQERSARLGERLRAGLEALIGKGLVAVRCRGLWAGVDIDPALMTGRQACERLAERGVLAKDTHGSTIRLAPPLVITEADLDHAVAQLAAVLAG, from the coding sequence ATGACCACGGTGGAATTCCGGACGCCGGAGGCGCTGGCCGACGCGGAGCGCTGGACCGCGCACAACTACCACCCGCTGCCGGTCGTCGTCGCCGAGGCCGAGGGCGCCTGGGTGACCGACGTGGACGGCCGCCGCTACCTCGACATGCTGGCCGGTTACTCGGCGCTGAACTTCGGCCACCGGCACCCCGGGCTGATCGCCGCCGCGCACGCCCAGCTGGACCGGCTCACCCTGACCAGTCGCGCGTTCGTGCACGACCAGTTCGCCGCGTTCTGCCGCGGGCTGGCGCAGCTGTGCGGCAAGGACCTGGTGCTGCCGATGAACACCGGCGCCGAGGCGGTGGAGACCGCGATCAAGGTGTCCCGCAAGTGGGGTTACCAGGTCAAGGGCGTACCGGACGGGCAGGCCGAGATCATCGTGGCGGACGGCAACTTCCACGGCCGGACCACCACCATCGTCAGCTTCTCCACCGATCCGGAGGCCCGGGCCGACTTCGGGCCGTACACCCCCGGCTTCGTGGTGGTGCCCTACGGCGACGCCGCGGCGCTGGCCGCCGCGATCACGCCGAACACGGTGGCCGTGCTGCTCGAGCCGATCCAGGGCGAGGGCGGCGTGCTGATCCCGCCGGCCGGCTACCTCGCCCGCGCCCGGGAGCTGTGCACCGAGCACAACGTGCTGCTGGTGGCCGACGAGATCCAGTCCGGTCTGGGCCGGACCGGCCGGACCTTCGCGATCGAGCACGACGGCGTGGTCCCGGACATGTACGTGCTGGGCAAGGCGCTCGGCGGCGGCATCGTGCCGGTCTCCGCGGTCGCCGCGAACCGGGACGTGCTGGGCGTGCTGAAGCCGGGCGAGCACGGCTCCACGTTCGGTGGCAACGCGCTGGCCTGCGCGGTCGGCAGCGCGGTCGTCGACCTGCTGGCGACCGGCGAGTTCCAGGAGCGGTCGGCGCGGCTCGGCGAGCGGCTGCGGGCCGGACTGGAGGCGCTGATCGGCAAGGGCCTGGTCGCGGTCCGCTGCCGTGGGCTGTGGGCCGGGGTGGACATCGACCCGGCGCTGATGACCGGGCGGCAGGCGTGTGAGCGGCTGGCCGAGCGCGGCGTGCTGGCCAAGGACACGCACGGCTCGACGATCCGGCTCGCGCCGCCACTGGTGATCACCGAGGCCGACCTGGACCACGCGGTCGCCCAGCTGGCCGCGGTGCTGGCCGGCTGA
- a CDS encoding 1-acyl-sn-glycerol-3-phosphate acyltransferase, with translation MDVPPGLPQPWIRRLLIAPAVVLLAAALLTTLPIWLLLALAVSPLVPGRLRVPRLVFLLIVYVVWDAAALIVLAVLWVAAGFGRWIRTPAFQRAHYLVTGWFLRTLFWFARWSLHLAIDVVGTDPDTAQPGRPEIVVSRHAGPGDSFTLIHALVNWFAREPRIVLKAALQWDPAVDVLLNRLPNRFISPGHTGTATLEQQIGQLATGLDDNDAFVIFPEGGNFTPRRKLRAIARLRASGLDEMATRAEALRNLLPPKPGGLLAALDAAPDAGVIFVAHTGLDRMITVGDLWRELPMDKRLVMRFWSVPPEEVPAGEQERIDWLYAWWARIDSWIEENRPAPRPLWIDRGAG, from the coding sequence ATGGACGTGCCGCCGGGTCTGCCGCAGCCGTGGATCCGCCGCCTGCTGATCGCCCCCGCCGTCGTGCTGCTCGCCGCGGCCCTGCTGACCACGTTGCCGATCTGGCTGCTTCTCGCGCTCGCGGTGTCACCGCTGGTGCCCGGCCGGCTGCGGGTGCCCCGGCTGGTGTTCCTGCTCATCGTCTACGTGGTCTGGGACGCCGCGGCGCTGATCGTGCTGGCCGTGCTGTGGGTGGCGGCCGGCTTCGGCCGGTGGATCCGCACCCCGGCGTTCCAGCGGGCGCACTACCTGGTGACCGGCTGGTTCCTGCGGACGCTGTTCTGGTTCGCCCGCTGGTCGCTGCACCTGGCGATCGACGTGGTCGGCACCGACCCGGACACCGCGCAGCCGGGCCGGCCGGAGATCGTGGTGAGCCGGCACGCCGGTCCGGGCGACTCGTTCACCCTGATCCACGCGCTGGTCAACTGGTTCGCCCGGGAGCCGCGGATCGTGCTGAAGGCCGCGCTGCAGTGGGACCCGGCGGTGGACGTGCTGCTCAACCGGCTGCCCAACCGCTTCATCTCGCCCGGGCACACCGGCACCGCGACGCTGGAGCAACAGATCGGCCAACTGGCCACCGGGCTGGACGACAACGACGCCTTCGTGATCTTCCCGGAGGGCGGTAACTTCACCCCGCGGCGCAAGCTCAGGGCGATCGCCCGGTTGCGGGCCAGCGGGCTGGACGAGATGGCGACCCGGGCCGAGGCGCTGCGCAACCTGCTGCCGCCGAAACCGGGCGGCCTGCTCGCGGCGCTCGACGCCGCCCCGGACGCAGGGGTGATCTTCGTGGCGCACACCGGCCTGGACCGCATGATCACGGTCGGGGATCTGTGGCGCGAGCTGCCGATGGACAAACGCCTGGTGATGCGGTTCTGGAGCGTGCCGCCGGAGGAGGTGCCGGCCGGCGAACAGGAGCGGATCGACTGGCTGTACGCCTGGTGGGCCCGGATCGACAGCTGGATCGAGGAGAACCGGCCGGCGCCACGGCCACTGTGGATCGACCGTGGCGCCGGCTGA
- a CDS encoding patatin-like phospholipase family protein, with product MIGGPVAFVLGGGGVLGAVEVGMLRALFRAGFRPDVVVGTSIGAVNGALVAAEPGEAVTDRLVRLWASPEAAAVYGDSIGRQLRRFAARTHLHSPLPLRRLLAGELGGNATFADLKVPFHCCAASIERAAEHWFDSGPLVDAVLASSAVPGLLPPMAIDGEHYVDGGIVNSIPISEAVRLGARLIFVLQVGRVERQLSVPRRPWEVAQVAFEIARRHRFAREMASLPAGVRVHVLPSGGGESRDDSPWAYRDMARVGRRISRAYTASRRYLAANVHPLPEPGDR from the coding sequence ATGATCGGCGGTCCGGTGGCGTTCGTGCTCGGTGGCGGTGGTGTGCTGGGCGCGGTCGAGGTGGGCATGCTGCGCGCGCTGTTCCGGGCCGGCTTCCGGCCGGACGTGGTGGTCGGCACGTCGATCGGGGCGGTCAACGGCGCGCTGGTCGCCGCCGAGCCCGGTGAGGCGGTCACCGACCGGCTGGTCCGGCTCTGGGCGTCGCCCGAGGCGGCAGCGGTCTACGGCGACTCGATCGGCCGTCAGCTGCGCCGCTTCGCCGCGCGCACCCACCTGCACTCACCGCTGCCGCTGCGCCGGCTGCTGGCGGGCGAGCTGGGCGGGAACGCCACCTTCGCCGACCTGAAGGTGCCGTTCCACTGCTGCGCGGCCAGCATCGAGCGGGCCGCCGAGCACTGGTTCGACAGCGGGCCGCTGGTCGACGCGGTGCTCGCCTCGTCGGCGGTGCCCGGGCTGCTGCCGCCGATGGCGATCGACGGGGAGCACTATGTGGACGGTGGGATCGTAAACTCGATCCCGATCAGTGAAGCGGTCCGGCTCGGCGCGCGGCTCATCTTCGTGCTCCAGGTCGGCCGGGTGGAACGGCAGCTCAGCGTGCCCAGACGGCCGTGGGAGGTGGCACAGGTGGCGTTCGAGATCGCCCGGCGGCACCGGTTCGCCCGGGAGATGGCGTCGCTGCCCGCGGGCGTACGCGTGCATGTCCTGCCCAGCGGCGGCGGGGAGAGCCGCGACGACTCGCCGTGGGCCTACCGGGACATGGCCCGGGTCGGCCGCCGGATCAGCCGGGCCTACACCGCCTCGCGCCGCTACCTGGCGGCGAACGTGCACCCGCTGCCGGAGCCGGGCGACCGTTGA
- a CDS encoding FHA domain-containing protein codes for MRFEVSKVLDAIEARLTTDPALARAVVDLSEVVRYADLDGGRPASLVRLGLLVDALGRYVAEENVPVYVIAPRGLLSDTDLTSNERMVVRRWADDGKVEVVPQLDDRVLEVAEMLGLPVLTRDREDRFRASRPWVAEPGRLLALVSQQGGPGLVARVGRGEAVPPAPRSPLGERLLSRVWRCPDFNCTTFGSGGDSDSPFADMRTFTSPVAQPPPALRAGVPTCPRHGERLRDAGPRPATEVFSVRIDGVIRQRFTVSEDQPVVVGRAPEGGGGVMLGQWLTQDARKWISRGHVRFALRAGEVTAKDISTNGTGVRPGGSFDDEQRITLHRDESRVLAPDDIVELYAGVHVGRAKLWSSGGVVQPQSVMGEAPTMAIRPVGR; via the coding sequence GTGAGATTCGAGGTCAGCAAGGTCCTCGACGCCATCGAGGCCCGGCTCACCACCGACCCGGCGCTGGCGCGGGCCGTGGTCGATCTGTCGGAGGTGGTGCGCTACGCCGACCTCGACGGCGGCCGGCCGGCGAGCCTGGTCCGCCTCGGCCTGCTGGTCGACGCCCTCGGCCGGTACGTCGCCGAGGAGAACGTCCCGGTCTACGTGATCGCCCCGCGCGGTCTCCTCTCCGACACCGATCTCACCTCGAACGAGCGCATGGTGGTGCGCCGCTGGGCCGACGACGGCAAGGTCGAGGTGGTGCCGCAGCTCGACGACCGGGTGCTGGAGGTGGCCGAGATGCTCGGCCTGCCGGTGCTCACCCGGGACCGGGAGGACCGCTTCCGGGCCAGCCGCCCGTGGGTGGCCGAGCCCGGGCGGCTGCTCGCGCTGGTGTCGCAGCAGGGCGGCCCGGGGCTGGTGGCCCGGGTGGGCCGGGGTGAGGCGGTCCCGCCGGCGCCGCGGTCGCCGCTGGGCGAGCGGCTGCTCTCCCGGGTCTGGCGCTGCCCGGACTTCAACTGCACCACCTTCGGCAGCGGGGGCGACTCGGACAGCCCGTTCGCCGACATGCGTACCTTCACCAGCCCGGTGGCGCAGCCGCCGCCGGCCCTGCGGGCCGGCGTGCCGACCTGCCCGCGGCACGGCGAGCGGCTCAGGGACGCCGGTCCGCGCCCGGCCACCGAGGTCTTCTCGGTACGCATCGACGGCGTGATCCGGCAGCGGTTCACCGTCTCGGAGGATCAGCCGGTGGTCGTCGGCCGGGCGCCGGAGGGTGGCGGCGGGGTCATGCTGGGCCAGTGGCTCACCCAGGACGCCCGGAAGTGGATCAGCCGCGGGCACGTCCGGTTCGCGTTGCGCGCCGGCGAGGTCACCGCGAAGGACATCAGCACCAACGGCACGGGCGTACGCCCGGGCGGCTCGTTCGACGACGAGCAGCGGATCACCCTGCACCGGGACGAGAGCCGGGTGCTCGCCCCGGACGACATCGTGGAGCTGTACGCCGGCGTGCACGTGGGCCGGGCCAAGCTCTGGTCGAGCGGCGGCGTGGTGCAGCCGCAGTCGGTGATGGGCGAGGCACCCACCATGGCGATCCGCCCGGTCGGCCGCTGA
- a CDS encoding MerR family transcriptional regulator, with amino-acid sequence MLIGELAERAGTSPRTLRYYEAHGLVRAGRDANGYRQYDDAELRVVHEIRTLLASGFGLDDIRPFVACLRAGNSAGHVCPDSVAVLRRKIAEVDDYLGQLTDVRRRLHDQLTHAIEHRETRCRTTP; translated from the coding sequence ATGCTGATCGGGGAGCTCGCCGAGCGAGCCGGAACCAGCCCGCGCACACTGCGCTACTACGAGGCGCACGGCCTGGTGCGGGCCGGCCGGGACGCCAACGGCTACCGCCAGTACGACGACGCCGAGCTGCGCGTGGTGCACGAGATCCGCACGCTGCTGGCGTCCGGCTTCGGCCTGGACGACATCCGGCCCTTCGTCGCCTGCCTGCGGGCCGGCAACAGCGCCGGTCACGTGTGTCCGGACTCGGTCGCGGTGCTCCGCCGCAAGATCGCCGAGGTGGACGACTACCTCGGCCAGCTCACCGACGTCCGGCGACGGCTGCACGACCAGCTCACCCACGCCATCGAGCACCGGGAGACACGATGCCGGACGACACCCTGA
- a CDS encoding thioredoxin family protein — protein sequence MPDDTLITITDATFDELVLRARQPVVVDFWATWCPPCGPMTRVLGELAGEFRGQLLIGTLDADENPVTTRNHRVLAMPTLLFFRDGVVTSSVVGARPKSVLRAALRSAVTPYVNS from the coding sequence ATGCCGGACGACACCCTGATCACGATCACCGACGCCACGTTCGACGAGCTGGTGCTGCGTGCCCGGCAACCGGTCGTGGTGGACTTCTGGGCCACGTGGTGCCCGCCCTGCGGCCCGATGACCCGGGTCCTCGGCGAACTGGCCGGCGAGTTTCGCGGGCAGCTGCTGATCGGCACGCTGGACGCGGACGAGAACCCGGTCACCACCCGGAACCACCGCGTGCTCGCGATGCCGACGCTGCTGTTCTTCCGCGACGGGGTGGTCACCTCGTCGGTCGTCGGGGCGCGGCCGAAATCGGTGCTGCGGGCGGCGCTGCGCAGCGCGGTCACGCCGTACGTCAATTCCTAG
- the ddaH gene encoding dimethylargininase: MTAKRRYLMCRPTHFAVTYRINPWMDPTAPYDNALAVRQWENLRRVFLDLGHTVDLIDPLPGLPDMVFAANGGTVIDGRALGVQFRDAERADEAPAYAAWFQDNGFEVELPKHTNEGEGDILLAGDLLLAGTGFRTSHASHAETQEFLRRPVITLQLVDPAYYHLDTALCVLDETNVAYLPSAFSPGSQAVLRQLFPNAVIATPEDAAVLGLNAVSDGRNVVLPEQAGNLTEALRQAGYHPIGVDVSELRKAGGGPKCCTLELRP; this comes from the coding sequence ATGACCGCCAAGCGCCGCTATCTGATGTGCCGGCCCACCCATTTCGCCGTCACCTACCGGATCAACCCGTGGATGGACCCCACGGCGCCGTACGACAACGCGCTCGCCGTCCGCCAATGGGAGAACCTGCGCCGGGTGTTCCTGGACCTGGGCCACACGGTGGACCTGATCGACCCGCTGCCCGGACTGCCGGACATGGTCTTCGCCGCCAACGGCGGGACGGTCATCGACGGCCGCGCGCTGGGCGTGCAGTTCCGCGATGCCGAGCGGGCCGACGAGGCCCCGGCGTACGCCGCCTGGTTCCAGGACAACGGGTTCGAGGTCGAGCTGCCCAAGCACACCAACGAGGGCGAGGGCGACATCCTGCTCGCCGGTGACCTGCTGCTGGCCGGGACCGGCTTCCGCACCTCGCACGCGTCGCACGCCGAGACCCAGGAGTTCCTGCGCCGGCCGGTGATCACGTTGCAGCTGGTCGACCCGGCGTACTACCACCTGGACACCGCCCTGTGCGTGCTGGACGAGACGAACGTCGCGTACCTGCCGTCGGCGTTCTCCCCGGGCTCGCAGGCCGTCCTCCGGCAGCTCTTCCCGAACGCCGTCATCGCAACGCCCGAGGACGCCGCGGTGCTCGGCCTCAACGCGGTCAGCGACGGCCGCAACGTCGTGCTGCCGGAGCAGGCCGGGAACCTGACCGAGGCGCTGCGTCAGGCCGGCTACCACCCGATCGGGGTCGACGTGTCCGAGCTGCGCAAGGCCGGCGGCGGCCCGAAGTGCTGCACGCTCGAACTCCGGCCGTGA
- a CDS encoding cyclic nucleotide-binding protein: MTYVENRTNVWEVLAGRAPQDPSGPADSGLWHAVADRLNPGRARPELRGGIEVRHRTTVRGGRYVMLRSPEDGGRSCYLRLTPEEYQLALMMDGGSTVARLVAEFARIAGRLAPDQVRRVVADLAGNRMLEELPADAFRPLRETEPLPQRVGGSLLAAARGRRMLTVNVDGALTGLYNSVGRLLFTRPAVWLGILLALAGGVLFVTTWQRGGHALFLTADSYLLGAISLLLLNLLALGLHELGHALAAKRVGREVPAAGLMLHFGLPTVVVDTSDVWMAGRRARIAVTAAGPVTGLALAGLAQLIGLAVPAAGGLAFKLAFLLYLHTFFNLSPLLPLDGQYLLMDWLEIPDLRSRALAWLGGRLRRRGTRWSALDREGRLIALYGLLAVFWLATAVALGLRLWTDRVHGLVLGLWYEGVAARLLLAVMLLGLTAPPLYFLLGRIGRGWRRWRQRAAERDQEADMPRRLAALHACDLGGLPEPALQSLAARARWERPPTGRQLVLAGTDQPAVLVVVEGALHGRRPGDPGGTIRHHAGPGSVVGLAAALTGRGAALDWHAAAGATLLAVPTSTVATVVGPLPGPPPAERAEAEALFADTPALAGLEEDQQLALIAAAHPVDLEPGAPVVLHGPTHAVVVESGVIAMPDGIELRRGTLVGPVGDGTPGMVAQTRTPVRLWIIPDASDLPPLIGLPARPGAPMPSLRPGAPLAVRPGAAHPPLAVPPGPPPERSDEFDVDRHFEKRMWAFAGVLLVLALGAGALGLGAGPAWAEMPAERALLTVDRGQAIAHDGGDRWTVRAGQRRYLGAGAQLETTGTGRARLTFPGGGAVLLCPGARVTLNSASVTSGRQAAPSGRLTLDNGRLLAGTAGTSAAYRPLELTVARAQGDVTNRGSAWYAVDAAAVTVANGSVSAGGVDGAPVGGDLTCGDGVTVPQPAATEGDQPTEQPFPTEEPTTPAPTGTPSVSAGPSSAAPSDSPDPTEPAATRTPTRITTPDDGPTTVTTRPTTKPTKTRTTSKPAGTTPAPTSTTTTPPAETTPPTTAPTTTPAGGEEGTPGSS; the protein is encoded by the coding sequence TTGACGTACGTCGAGAACCGGACCAATGTCTGGGAAGTCCTGGCCGGCCGGGCCCCGCAGGATCCGTCCGGGCCCGCCGACTCCGGTCTCTGGCACGCCGTCGCCGACCGCCTCAACCCCGGCCGCGCCCGCCCCGAGCTGCGCGGCGGCATCGAGGTCCGGCACCGCACCACGGTCCGTGGCGGCCGGTACGTGATGCTCCGCTCGCCCGAGGACGGCGGCCGCAGCTGCTACCTGCGGCTCACCCCGGAGGAGTACCAGCTCGCCCTGATGATGGACGGTGGCAGCACGGTGGCCCGGCTGGTCGCCGAGTTCGCCCGGATCGCCGGCCGCCTCGCCCCGGACCAGGTCCGCCGGGTGGTCGCCGACCTGGCCGGCAACCGGATGCTGGAGGAACTGCCGGCCGACGCGTTCCGCCCGCTGCGCGAGACGGAGCCGCTGCCGCAACGGGTCGGTGGCTCGCTGCTGGCCGCCGCGCGCGGCCGCCGGATGCTCACGGTGAACGTCGACGGCGCGCTCACCGGCCTCTACAACAGCGTGGGCCGGCTGCTGTTCACCCGGCCCGCGGTCTGGCTGGGCATCCTGCTCGCGCTGGCCGGCGGGGTGCTGTTCGTGACCACCTGGCAGCGCGGCGGGCACGCGCTGTTCCTGACCGCCGACTCGTATCTGCTCGGTGCGATCAGCCTGCTGCTGCTCAACCTGCTCGCCCTCGGCCTGCACGAGCTGGGGCACGCGCTCGCCGCCAAACGGGTCGGCCGCGAGGTGCCGGCCGCCGGGCTGATGCTGCACTTCGGGCTGCCCACCGTCGTCGTCGACACCAGTGACGTGTGGATGGCCGGCCGGCGCGCCCGGATCGCGGTCACCGCGGCCGGTCCGGTCACCGGGCTGGCGCTGGCCGGGCTGGCGCAGCTGATCGGGCTGGCCGTCCCGGCGGCCGGCGGCCTCGCGTTCAAGCTGGCGTTCCTGCTCTACCTGCACACGTTCTTCAATCTCAGCCCGCTGCTGCCGCTGGACGGGCAGTACCTGCTGATGGACTGGCTGGAGATCCCCGACCTGCGCTCGCGGGCGCTGGCCTGGCTGGGCGGCCGGCTGCGCCGGCGCGGTACGCGCTGGTCGGCGCTGGACCGCGAGGGCCGGCTGATCGCGCTGTACGGCCTGCTCGCCGTCTTCTGGCTGGCCACCGCCGTCGCGCTGGGCCTTCGCCTGTGGACCGACCGGGTGCACGGTCTCGTCCTCGGCCTGTGGTACGAGGGCGTCGCCGCCCGTCTGCTGCTCGCCGTGATGCTGCTCGGGCTGACCGCTCCGCCGCTCTACTTCCTGCTCGGTCGGATCGGCCGGGGCTGGCGCCGGTGGCGGCAGCGCGCCGCCGAGCGTGACCAGGAGGCCGACATGCCCCGCCGGCTGGCCGCGCTGCATGCCTGTGACCTGGGCGGCCTGCCGGAGCCGGCGCTGCAGTCGCTGGCCGCCCGGGCCCGCTGGGAGCGCCCGCCGACCGGCCGCCAGCTGGTCCTGGCCGGAACGGATCAGCCCGCGGTGCTGGTGGTGGTCGAGGGCGCCCTGCACGGCCGCCGTCCCGGCGACCCGGGCGGCACCATCCGCCACCACGCCGGCCCGGGCAGCGTGGTCGGCCTGGCCGCCGCGCTCACCGGCCGCGGCGCCGCCCTGGACTGGCACGCCGCCGCCGGCGCGACCCTGCTGGCCGTGCCCACCTCGACGGTGGCCACCGTGGTCGGCCCGCTGCCCGGTCCGCCCCCGGCGGAGCGGGCCGAGGCCGAGGCGTTGTTCGCCGACACCCCGGCGCTGGCCGGCCTGGAGGAGGACCAGCAGCTCGCGCTGATCGCCGCGGCGCACCCGGTGGACCTGGAGCCGGGCGCCCCGGTGGTCCTGCACGGGCCGACCCACGCGGTCGTGGTGGAGTCCGGTGTGATCGCCATGCCGGACGGCATCGAGCTGCGGCGCGGCACCCTGGTCGGCCCGGTCGGCGACGGCACCCCGGGCATGGTGGCGCAGACCCGTACCCCGGTCCGGCTGTGGATCATCCCGGACGCGTCCGACCTGCCGCCGCTGATCGGTCTGCCGGCCCGTCCCGGCGCGCCGATGCCGAGCCTGCGGCCCGGCGCTCCGCTCGCGGTGCGGCCCGGCGCGGCGCACCCGCCGCTGGCGGTGCCGCCCGGCCCGCCGCCGGAGCGCAGCGACGAGTTCGACGTGGACCGGCACTTCGAGAAACGGATGTGGGCGTTCGCCGGGGTGCTGCTGGTCCTGGCGCTCGGCGCGGGGGCCCTGGGCCTCGGCGCCGGCCCGGCGTGGGCCGAGATGCCGGCCGAGCGGGCGCTGCTGACCGTGGACCGGGGGCAGGCCATCGCGCACGACGGCGGCGACCGGTGGACGGTGCGCGCCGGGCAGCGGCGCTACCTGGGCGCCGGCGCCCAGCTGGAGACGACCGGCACGGGCCGGGCCCGGCTGACCTTCCCGGGCGGCGGCGCGGTGCTGCTGTGCCCGGGGGCGCGGGTCACCCTGAACTCGGCGTCGGTCACGAGCGGGCGGCAGGCCGCCCCGTCCGGCCGGCTGACCCTGGACAACGGGCGGCTGCTGGCCGGCACGGCCGGCACGAGCGCGGCGTACCGGCCGTTGGAGCTGACCGTGGCGCGGGCCCAGGGCGACGTGACCAACCGGGGCAGTGCCTGGTACGCGGTGGATGCCGCCGCGGTGACCGTGGCCAACGGCTCGGTCTCCGCCGGTGGCGTCGACGGCGCCCCCGTCGGCGGCGACCTGACCTGCGGCGACGGGGTCACGGTGCCGCAACCGGCGGCCACCGAGGGGGACCAGCCGACCGAGCAGCCGTTCCCCACCGAGGAGCCCACGACGCCGGCCCCCACCGGCACGCCCAGCGTGAGCGCCGGCCCGAGCAGCGCCGCGCCCAGCGACAGCCCGGACCCGACCGAGCCGGCCGCCACGCGGACGCCGACCCGGATCACGACGCCGGACGACGGCCCGACGACGGTGACCACCCGCCCGACCACGAAACCGACGAAGACCAGGACGACCAGCAAGCCGGCCGGGACCACGCCGGCCCCGACGTCCACGACGACGACTCCGCCGGCGGAGACCACCCCGCCGACGACCGCGCCGACCACCACACCGGCCGGGGGCGAGGAGGGCACGCCGGGTTCGAGCTGA
- a CDS encoding Fpg/Nei family DNA glycosylase has protein sequence MPEGHTIHRLATRHRELFAGRPVAVSSPQGRFAGGAARLDGRVLHDTEAYGKHLLHHYEDDRTLHVHLGLYGKFTEGEPPLPEPVGQVRMRMIGATHWLDLRGPTACEVLDPAAVDLLRARLGADPLRDDADPARAYSRVRSSTKPLFALLLDQSIVAGCGLIYANEVLFRAGLSPLTPGTAIDRERWTAIWDDLCALMKEGVARGRIDTVHTRHTPEAMQRAPRVDRHGGEVYVYRRAAQPCLVCGTAVSRGPLAGRNLYWCPTCQPR, from the coding sequence GTGCCGGAGGGACATACCATTCACCGCCTCGCCACCCGCCACCGTGAGCTGTTCGCCGGGCGCCCGGTGGCCGTCTCCAGCCCGCAGGGCCGGTTCGCCGGCGGCGCCGCGCGGCTCGACGGGCGGGTGCTGCACGACACCGAGGCCTACGGCAAGCACCTGCTGCACCACTACGAGGACGACCGCACCCTGCACGTCCACCTCGGGCTCTACGGCAAGTTCACCGAGGGCGAGCCGCCGCTGCCGGAGCCGGTCGGCCAGGTCCGGATGCGGATGATCGGCGCCACCCACTGGCTCGACCTGCGCGGCCCGACCGCCTGCGAGGTGCTCGACCCGGCCGCGGTGGACCTGCTGCGCGCCCGCCTCGGCGCCGACCCGCTGCGCGACGACGCGGACCCCGCCCGGGCGTACTCGCGGGTCCGCTCCAGCACCAAGCCGCTCTTCGCGCTGCTGCTGGACCAGTCCATCGTGGCCGGCTGCGGCCTGATCTACGCCAACGAGGTGCTGTTCCGCGCCGGGCTCAGCCCGCTCACCCCGGGCACCGCGATCGACCGGGAGCGCTGGACGGCGATCTGGGACGACCTGTGCGCGCTGATGAAGGAGGGCGTGGCCCGCGGCCGGATCGACACCGTGCACACCCGGCACACCCCGGAGGCGATGCAGCGGGCGCCGCGCGTCGACCGGCACGGCGGCGAGGTCTATGTCTACCGCCGCGCCGCCCAGCCCTGCCTGGTCTGCGGCACGGCCGTCTCGCGCGGTCCGCTGGCCGGCCGCAACCTCTACTGGTGCCCCACCTGCCAGCCCCGCTGA
- a CDS encoding ATP-dependent Clp protease proteolytic subunit: MSVDTTMRGGGASFDDQVFERLLRERIIFLGSEVNDEVTNRICAQMLLLAAEDPERDIALYINSPGGSISAGMAVYDTMQYIKNDVATIAMGMAASMGQFLLCAGTPGKRYALPHARVMMHQLSGGIGGTAADIAIQAESMLHIKQTMNERIAFHTGHTPEEIERDSDRDRWFTAQQAKEYGLVDHVISKASDVNATSSLV, from the coding sequence ATGAGTGTTGACACGACCATGCGCGGTGGCGGCGCGTCCTTCGACGACCAGGTCTTCGAGCGGCTGCTCCGGGAGCGGATCATCTTTCTCGGCAGCGAGGTCAACGACGAGGTGACCAACCGGATCTGCGCGCAGATGCTGCTGCTCGCCGCGGAGGACCCGGAGCGCGACATCGCGCTGTACATCAACTCACCCGGCGGCTCGATCAGCGCCGGGATGGCGGTGTACGACACCATGCAGTACATCAAGAACGACGTGGCCACCATCGCGATGGGCATGGCCGCCTCGATGGGCCAGTTCCTGCTCTGCGCCGGCACCCCCGGCAAGCGGTATGCCCTGCCCCACGCCCGGGTCATGATGCACCAGCTCTCCGGCGGCATCGGCGGCACCGCGGCCGACATCGCCATCCAGGCCGAGAGCATGCTGCACATCAAGCAGACGATGAACGAGCGGATCGCCTTCCACACCGGGCACACCCCGGAGGAGATCGAGCGGGACTCCGACCGGGACCGCTGGTTCACCGCCCAGCAGGCCAAGGAGTACGGCCTGGTCGACCACGTGATCAGCAAGGCCTCCGACGTGAACGCGACCTCGTCGCTGGTCTGA